The Marivirga salinae DNA window CTTTAAAAAACAGGCAATCTTTACTTGTGCTTATCGATAGCTTGTAATCTTTGCAACAAAGGCGGATGTGAGTAATGAAAGATCACATACAGTTTATGAGGCTTTAAATTACTTAAACTATCAATAGAAAGCTTTTTAAGAGCATTTTGAAGTTCTTCACCGTTGTAAGTATTTGCCGCAAATTTATCCGCTTGGAATTCATGTTTTCGACTAATGAAGTTTGAGAACAAAGATAAAAGCATACTAATTGGCGTATAAATTATCCCAAAAGCAATAAAATTAACCGGAAAACTCAATTGTTCAGCGCCTAATGCCTGACTTAGATAAGGATTAAAAATCATATAGGACATAATGAGTAACATTACTCCTGTTTGTAGAACAGCACTTACCAAACCAGAAATTGTGTGTTTTTTCTTATAATGACCTACTTCATGTGCTAAAATGGCTACTAGTTCCTCATCAGTATGTTTATCCAGAAGTGTATCAAACAATACGATCTTTTTCCGTTTTCCAAAGCCTGAAAAAAATGCATTGGCTTTAGAAGAACGTTTTGAACCATCCATGATATAAATATTTTCAATCGGAAAATTTACAGATTTTCCATAACTCATAATTTTCTCTCTCAATGATCCATCTTCAAGTGGTGTCAATTTATTAAAAAGTGGCAATATCCAGCTTGTATAGAAAAAATTAGCTCCTACCATGAATAATACAATAACCAACCAGAAAATCCACCAGAAAGATTGACCAAGCCACAAAATTAATAGGACTAATACACTTAGTAATATCCCTCCAACAATAGCGGTTAATAAATAGGACTTTAATTTATCCTTCCAAAACAAAGCGAGGGTCAGTTTATTAAAACCAAATTTCTCTTCAATATTGAATGCAGCATACCATTGCCATGGAATATTCCATATATCATTGATGATATAAACTATTCCAAAAAATGCCAGGGTTTGGGTAATCACCGAGTCGAAATAAATACGAGTCCAGGAATCTAATTCTCCCAAAATACCAAAGTACAATACCAGAAACATTATAATAACACTAGAAAAACCACTCAAAAGGCCAAACTTAGTATTCGTTCTCTGATACTTTATTGCTTTTTGGTATTTTTCCTCTTCATAAATATCTTTTAAATCTTCCGGAAGTTTAGCACTAGATTTTTTGAGATTTAAAACATCTATAATAGTATTGATGGCATAATCGACCACCACAATCAAAATAATGATCGTAAATAATTGATCTACAGTAAAAATCATTTCTGAGTTTAAAATTTAGGACAAGGTATTCTTAATTTGTCTGCTGGTGGTCTACGAGGATCGGTAAGGGATAGGACATAAGAAATAGAGATTTCATGCGCTCCTCCACTACGAATTCCAAGATCAGATAAGGTATAATCAAAGCTATAACCTACAGATATTTTCTCATAAGCATACCCTAAAAGGGCTACTAATGATTCTGAGGATGAAAAACCATTAGGCGTTTGAAATGGAATTCCTCTATACCATAAACCTACCACCATTGGTTCTAAGGTGCTGTAAATTCCTAAATCAAGTTGTTGGAAACCACCTTGCATTTTATATTGAGCGGTAGGTGTAATACTTCTTTCATCACCGCTTCTAGTAAAGCCTTTCTTATAGCCTGTTTTTAGAGGGATTCTATAGCCTGCATGAAACGAATGCTTCATTGGTAATTTGCTTTCATCTCCCAATATGGATTGATTTGGTTGATTTAAATGGAAAACTGAATAGCCAAACCAATAATTCTCTGAATAAAGTACTCCACCAAATGATAAATCAAAAAAGGTTTTACTTTCCCCAGTTGAGATTTCACCCGTTGGATTTTCGAATGATTGCGTTTCCGGATCCCATTGATCTCCAAAAGTTAAATTACTGAAATTAAGATTTCGATTAAAAACGGCTGCTTGCACCCCAGGTCTAAATGTTAAATTCTCACTTAAACGCAGTTGATATGCATATTGAGCCCCAACAGATGTAGACCTTAAACCCGCTATTCCTTCTTCATCTCTGGAAATAATCAAGCCCACTCCACTTGAAATCATATCGAAATAATGATCAAAATAGGCTGAATAAGTTGTGAAATTAGCATTAATACTAGGCCATTGGTTTCGATAGTTTATTCCTGCCCTACTCATTTGCGTATTTCCTGCAAAAGCTGGATTTAAATACAATGGAGCTGCATAAAATTGAGAGAATTGAGGGTCTTGCGCTTTTGCTTCATTGAATGAAGAAAAAAACAAAACCAACATTACCATTACAAGAAGTTTTTGACTATTAATTAGTTTAACCACAACACAAATTAAATTCAAATTTATCGAAAGATATGAAATAAGTCAGAAAGAGGGATATTCACAATAAATATTTTATAAATTTCTTCTAAAAAATTGAAAAACAGTAAATTATTCCCGTCTTTAATCTATTTATTTTTAAATTTCGGTTTATATTATGTAAACGCAACTTATTCGTAAATCATATATTTTCTATTAAAGAAAATTAATCTATATCATTTTACGTTAAAGTTAAACTATTGACAACACACAATTGTATGAGCAATCAATTATTTAGGGGTTTAATCCTTCTTTTAACCATTTTAGCCAGCAATACTCAGGCTCAGGATTTTTCT harbors:
- a CDS encoding M48 family metallopeptidase, whose product is MIFTVDQLFTIIILIVVVDYAINTIIDVLNLKKSSAKLPEDLKDIYEEEKYQKAIKYQRTNTKFGLLSGFSSVIIMFLVLYFGILGELDSWTRIYFDSVITQTLAFFGIVYIINDIWNIPWQWYAAFNIEEKFGFNKLTLALFWKDKLKSYLLTAIVGGILLSVLVLLILWLGQSFWWIFWLVIVLFMVGANFFYTSWILPLFNKLTPLEDGSLREKIMSYGKSVNFPIENIYIMDGSKRSSKANAFFSGFGKRKKIVLFDTLLDKHTDEELVAILAHEVGHYKKKHTISGLVSAVLQTGVMLLIMSYMIFNPYLSQALGAEQLSFPVNFIAFGIIYTPISMLLSLFSNFISRKHEFQADKFAANTYNGEELQNALKKLSIDSLSNLKPHKLYVIFHYSHPPLLQRLQAIDKHK
- a CDS encoding PorP/SprF family type IX secretion system membrane protein; protein product: MVKLINSQKLLVMVMLVLFFSSFNEAKAQDPQFSQFYAAPLYLNPAFAGNTQMSRAGINYRNQWPSINANFTTYSAYFDHYFDMISSGVGLIISRDEEGIAGLRSTSVGAQYAYQLRLSENLTFRPGVQAAVFNRNLNFSNLTFGDQWDPETQSFENPTGEISTGESKTFFDLSFGGVLYSENYWFGYSVFHLNQPNQSILGDESKLPMKHSFHAGYRIPLKTGYKKGFTRSGDERSITPTAQYKMQGGFQQLDLGIYSTLEPMVVGLWYRGIPFQTPNGFSSSESLVALLGYAYEKISVGYSFDYTLSDLGIRSGGAHEISISYVLSLTDPRRPPADKLRIPCPKF